GAAGCGCACAGCAACTGCTGAACTCATCTGGAGGTGTATCCCGTGTTGATGCGCACCGACCCGTTCCGTGAACTCGACCGCCTCGCCCAGCAGCTGATGGGCCCGGGAACGTGGTCCCGCCCCTCCGCGATGCCGATGGACGCCTACCGAGACGGCGACCAGTACGTCATCGCCTTCGACCTGCCGGGCATCGACCCCGACGCGCTCGACATCGACGTCGAACGGAACATGCTCACCGTAAAGGCAGAGCGCCGCCCCCTCCCGCGGTCCGAGGGCGCCCAGACGGAACTGTCCGAACGACCGCTCGGCGTCTTCTCCCGCCAGATCGTCCTGGCCGACACCCTCGACACCGAGCGCATCTCCGCCGACTACGAGGCCGGCGTCCTGACGCTGCGTATCCCGATCGCCGAGCGGGCCAAGCCACGCAAGATCAGCGTCAACAGCGCCGGCGGCCGCAAGGAGATCGACAGCTGATCCGCCGGCTCCACGTTCACCTGCCGCGGGCCCATCCCTCCGTAGTGGGCCCGCGGCATCGGCACCGCTCCCGTCCCGCTGCGCGCGACGCAGTTCGCGCCGTCCACGTGGGGCCGCCGGAAGGCCCGTAGAAGTAATCGGTTCGCGCAAGGAAGATCGTCAGCCATGGCTCTCCTCTCTCCCTCCACTCCCGCCGCCCCGAGGGCAGTTGCCTCCTTCGAGCAGATGCTGGAGAAGGTGCGCTACGAAGGCGCCTACTCCACCCGCCGACAGGCACAGGACGCCGTACGACGCGTCCTTGAGGCCTTCGGCCGTCAGCTGACAGGCGACGAGCGCGGGGAACTGGCTGCCCGCCTCCCTCAGGAAGCGGCCGGCTATCTGGCGTCGCAGATCCCCACAGGCCGGCCGCTCACCGGATGGGGATTCGTGAAGGACCTCGCAGAAGGCACGGGCAGCAGCCCAGCGACCACCCGATGGGACACGGGATCCGTCTTCGGCGTCGTCGCCCGCCTCGCCGGAGACGACCTCATCGCAAGGATCATCGGGCAACTCCCCGACGGCTACGCCCTGCTGTTCGGACGACCCCAGCTCGTCCGGGCTGCCTGACAACGCAACCTCGACAACACCGCCGGCGCAGAGGAGCGGCAGGCCCCAAGCAATCCGGCGACCCGCATCCCGTGGCCCTCAGCAGCGCGCGAGACGGTCACCCGGGCGCACCGGACTATCCGAAAATCCGCTGACATGCATGGTCCGGTTCCGGGTACACCGTCTGTCGCCGACGTGCATGGGGGCCGACGGCTGAAAGCTTGATTACACAGGAGGGGACCAGAATGACAGTGACAAGGACGGCAGACGCGCAGTCCGGTGTACTGCCCGAGATCGCGGACCCGTCGCAGATCGCACCGAAGGACGCCCGCGAGCTGTCGCGGCTGTTCTTCGACCGGCTCGCCGTCCTCGAAGAGGGCACGCCCGAGTACCAGTACGCACGCAACACCCTCATCGAAATGAACATCACCCTCGTCCAGTACGCGGCCTCACGATTCCGCAGCCGCAGCAGCGACGAGATGGAGGACATCGTCCAGGTCGGCACGATCGGCCTCATCAAGGCCATCGACCGCTTCGAGCTCACCCGCGAAGTCGAGTTCACCTCCTTCGCGGTCCCCTACATCGTCGGTGAGATCAAGCGCTTCTTCCGCGACACGAGCTGGGCCGTCCACGTCCCGCGGCGCCTGCAGGAAGCTCGCGTCCAGCTGGCCAAGGCCACCGAGGAGCTGCGCAGCCGGCTCGGCCGCACCCCCACGGTCAAGGAACTCTCGCAGCTGATGTCGCTGAGCGAGGAGGAGGTCATCGAGGCACGTCTTGCCTCCAACGGCTACAACTCCTCGTCCCTGGACGCGACGATCAACTCCACCAGCGACGGGGAGTCCGCGCTCGCCAACTTCATCGGCGCGGACGACCACGCCCTCGAACTGGTCGAGGACTTCAACGCGCTCGCCCCCATGATCGCCCAGCTTGACGACCGTGAGCGGCGCATCATCCACATGCGGTTCGTCGACGAGCTCACCCAGGCCCAGATCGGCGAACACCTCGGCGTCTCCCAGATGCACGTCTCCCGCCTCCTCAACCGCACCCTCGCCAAGCTCCGCGACGGCATGCTGGCCACCAACTGATCCCACCCGCGGCGTCGCATCGGCGGTGCTTTCCGCTTCTCCACCAGGAGGGGGAAAGCGCCGCCGGTTCATGTCACGGCACAGGTGAGCCCTCTGTGTCCGTCCGGGGGAGTCAACTCGGTTGCCGCCGGCGCTCGCTCAAAGCCCGAGGTGGGCCGGGCTGAGTCCCCTCACAGCGTCGGCGCAGGCGGGACATCCTCGGCCACGGCGCGGAGCGTGGACTGATCCATGAGCGCTCGGTGCAGTCCGGCAAGTCCTTCGGCCAGTGCGGCGCGCTGGTGGCCGGGCATACTGCCGAGGGCCCGGAGGAGCAGGCGGTCGCGCCGTTCCCGGACCCGGGCCATGTGTTCACGGCCTGCACGGGTCACACACAGCATGACTTCGCGGCGACTGTCGCGACAGGGCCGGCGTTCGACGAAGCCGAGGGCCTGGAGGCGGTCGACCAAGCGGGAGACCGAGGGCGCGGATGCGCCGAGGATCCGAGTGAGCACCCGCATGCGGATCCCGTTGTCGCGGTCGACCAGGTACATGACGCGCAGCTGAGAGACCGACATATACGGAGGCGGGCCGACGTTGCGGTCCTGTTCCCACAAGACGTCGAGGAGCTCGCCCATGTCACCGGCCTGACGGGCCGCCTCGCGGCATGCGTCGGAGCCGGGGCCGGTGCGCTCGGTCATGCCTGGTCCACCCGCGGGGTCAGGTTCCTGCGCACGTGTTCGGGCTGCCGCGACGTCCTATCCGACCGGACGAGGTTCTTGGCCCTCGGCGTGATCAACGAGTATCCCGTTCTCTGACGTAGGACGATGGCAGTTCGTGGAGTTCGGACTGAGCGACGGCTCCTGATGCGTGCGCCTGTCCTGCGCGCATCACAGGCAGCCAGCGTGACCGGTCCAAAGACCTCTCAGGCCGCGGCTGTCGGGTCCGGTGATCCAGTGGCGCGGCGGTATTCGGCGTTGATGCGCTGCGCTTCTTCGAGTTGGTCCTCGAGGATGACGATGCGGCAGGCGGCGTCGATGGGTGTGCCCTGGTCGACGAGTTCGCGGGCGCGCGCCGCGATGCGCAGCTGGTAGCGGGAGTAGCGGCGGTGCCCGCCCGC
The window above is part of the Streptomyces sp. NBC_01428 genome. Proteins encoded here:
- a CDS encoding Hsp20/alpha crystallin family protein gives rise to the protein MLMRTDPFRELDRLAQQLMGPGTWSRPSAMPMDAYRDGDQYVIAFDLPGIDPDALDIDVERNMLTVKAERRPLPRSEGAQTELSERPLGVFSRQIVLADTLDTERISADYEAGVLTLRIPIAERAKPRKISVNSAGGRKEIDS
- a CDS encoding MerR family transcriptional regulator; this encodes MTADDSFGRLDDDDYPAYTMGRAAEVLGATQGFLRAIGEARLITPLRSAGGHRRYSRYQLRIAARARELVDQGTPIDAACRIVILEDQLEEAQRINAEYRRATGSPDPTAAA
- a CDS encoding DUF2267 domain-containing protein, with amino-acid sequence MALLSPSTPAAPRAVASFEQMLEKVRYEGAYSTRRQAQDAVRRVLEAFGRQLTGDERGELAARLPQEAAGYLASQIPTGRPLTGWGFVKDLAEGTGSSPATTRWDTGSVFGVVARLAGDDLIARIIGQLPDGYALLFGRPQLVRAA
- a CDS encoding MarR family winged helix-turn-helix transcriptional regulator, which gives rise to MTERTGPGSDACREAARQAGDMGELLDVLWEQDRNVGPPPYMSVSQLRVMYLVDRDNGIRMRVLTRILGASAPSVSRLVDRLQALGFVERRPCRDSRREVMLCVTRAGREHMARVRERRDRLLLRALGSMPGHQRAALAEGLAGLHRALMDQSTLRAVAEDVPPAPTL
- a CDS encoding RNA polymerase sigma factor SigF yields the protein MTVTRTADAQSGVLPEIADPSQIAPKDARELSRLFFDRLAVLEEGTPEYQYARNTLIEMNITLVQYAASRFRSRSSDEMEDIVQVGTIGLIKAIDRFELTREVEFTSFAVPYIVGEIKRFFRDTSWAVHVPRRLQEARVQLAKATEELRSRLGRTPTVKELSQLMSLSEEEVIEARLASNGYNSSSLDATINSTSDGESALANFIGADDHALELVEDFNALAPMIAQLDDRERRIIHMRFVDELTQAQIGEHLGVSQMHVSRLLNRTLAKLRDGMLATN